From Penicillium psychrofluorescens genome assembly, chromosome: 1, one genomic window encodes:
- a CDS encoding uncharacterized protein (ID:PFLUO_000211-T1.cds;~source:funannotate), translating to MPHSFGLRRGTRYAFSRNFKEHGQIRLSTYLKTYRVGDIVDLKVNGAVQKGMPHKVYHGKTGVVYNVTKSSVGVLLYKRVDNRYIEKRISVRIEHVQHSRSREEFINRVKENAIKKREAKTKGVHVHLKRQPVMPREAHLVSQANNAPETVTPIPYDTHI from the exons ATGCCTCACTCTTTCGGTCTGCGTCGCGGCACGCGG TACGCCTTCAGCCGTAACTTCAAGGAGCACGGTCAAATCCGCCTGTCGACCTACCTCAAGACCTACCG GGTTGGTGACATTGTCGACCTGAAGGTGAACGGTGCCGTCCAGAAGGG TATGCCCCACAAGGTCTACCACGGCAAGACCGGTGTTGTCTACAACGTGACCAAGTCGTCGGTCGGTGTCCTCCTGTACAAGCGCGTCGACAACCGCTACATCGAGAAGCGCATCAGCGTCCGCATCGAGCACGTCCAGCACTCGCGCTCCCGTGAGGAGTTCATCAACCGTGTCAAGGAGAACGCTATCAAGAAGCGTGAGGCCAAGACCAAGGGTGTCCACGTCCACCTGAAGCGCCAGCCCGTCATGCCCCGTGAGGCTCACCTCGTCAGCCAGGCCAACAACGCCCCCGAGACCGTCACCCCCATCCCCTACGACACCCACATCTAA
- a CDS encoding uncharacterized protein (ID:PFLUO_000213-T1.cds;~source:funannotate) — protein sequence MANTSSEALEVLQSLEQEQGDLKKHLAIIRISEPISAEAVDSNAPPAKRGSDVSVSNLNDPTPASLEADLTHYKELFSKLRFSYLEQVTKEKFLRAIVGDPPVVVGHNENVELETQLAEVKAELKASKEEARAMIAEMEKMGRDLASRYKTVQLQMTQLSTLPDAIQNLEYTIAGLRARQAASMDSADPINTSSSQNLPLPATLTRLSEREAELAALNRQLAAVQNTLPRKTREAEAMEREISVLERRKEETIAQAREAQRKKQEGESDGLEEMGRWYRGAEETLQEIVGVEG from the exons ATGGCCAATACATCATCAGAGGCCCTAGAGGTCCTCCAGAGCCTGGAGCAGGAACAAGGCGACTTGAAGAAACACCTCGCGATCATCCGCATCAGCGAACCCATCTCTGCCGAAGCCGTGGACTCGAACGCACCTCCTGCGAAGCGTGGCTCGGATGTTTCCGTGTCGAATCTGAACGACCCGACCCCCGCGTCTCTCGAGGCGGATCTCACTCATTACAAA GAACTCTTTTCAAAGCTGCGATTCTCTTACCTCGAGCAAGTCACCAAAGAGAAATTCCTGCGCGCCATTGTCGGCGATCCGCCGGTTGTGGTGGGACACAATGAGAACGTGGAATTGGAGACGcagctggcggaggtgaAGGCGGAGCTAAAGGCgagcaaggaggaggcgCGTGCTATgatcgccgagatggagaagatgggccGGGATTTGGCGAGTC GATACAAAACGGTCCAGCTTCAAATGACACAGCTCTCTACGCTTCCCGACGCTATACAGAACCTGGAATACACAATCGCCGGCCTTCGTGCTCGACAGGCTGCGAGCATGGACTCTGCTGACCCTATCAATACCTCCTCGTCCCAGAATCTGCCTTTGCCTGCAACGCTGACGCGGCTCTCAGAGCGCGAGGCGGAATTAGCAGCGCTGAACCGACAATTGGCGGCTGTCCAGAACACATTGCCCCGGAAGACGCGCGAGGCAGAGGCAATGGAGCGAGAGATCAGCGTGCTTGAGCGACGGAAGGAGGAGACAATTGCCCAAGCCCGCGAGGCGCAGCGGAAGAAGCAAGAGGGAGAAAGCGACgggctggaggagatggggcGGTGGTACAGAGGCGCGGAGGAAACACTCCAGGAAATCGTGGGCGTGGAGGGCTGA
- a CDS encoding uncharacterized protein (ID:PFLUO_000210-T1.cds;~source:funannotate) translates to MPLSTTLAPSSAQAQLGNTDKSPTRGKDVVVQSRETGDVVPNRTQPTGQEAAKAKPFAHFVAGGIGGMTAATLTSPLDVLKTRLQSDFYQAQLQALRASHPPAPTSSSVVSLTRSAAMHFSETFQILRSIHVHEGWRALFKGLGPNLIGVVPARAINFYVYGNGKRILSEYFDYRHAEDTPMGIHLTAAAIAGIATGTATNPIWLVKTRLQLDKSLAEHGKGRQYRNSWDCIKQTVRHEGVRGLYKGLSASYLGVTESALQWVMYEQMKMWLARRDIAKKEDPAHEYTTSDAVELWGGRIAAAGAAKLVAAAVTYPHEVVRTRLRQAPTVSVGNGKVEMKYTGLVQCFKTVWKEEGMVALYGGLTPHLLRVVPSAAIMFGMYEFILRVFGTTS, encoded by the exons ATGcctctctccaccaccctAGCTCCCAGCTCTGCGCAGGCGCAGCTGGGAAACACAGATAAATCTCCGACCCGCGGTAAAGATGTCGTCGTGCAATCACGAGAAACGGGCGATGTGGTCCCCAACCGGACTCAGCCGACCGGCCAggaggcggccaaggccaaacCATTTGCACACTTCGTCGCTGGCGG CATCGGAGGCATGACCGCCGCGACCCTCACCTCGCCGTTGGACGTTCTCAAGACGCGTCTGCAGTCCGACTTTTACCAGGCCCAACTGCAAGCTTTGCGCGCTTCCCACCCTCCGGCGCCGACCTCCTCGTCTGTCGTCTCCCTTACGCGCAGTGCTGCTATGCATTTTAGCGAAActttccagatcctccgctCAATACACGTCCACGAAGGGTGGCGCGCGTTGTTCAAGGGTCTCGGCCCAAACCTCATTGGCGTGGTGCCCGCGCGCGCCATCAACTTCTACGTCTACGGCAACGGCAAGCGGATCCTGAGCGAATACTTTGACTACCGTCATGCGGAGGACACTCCCATGGGAATACACCTGACCGCGGCCGCAATCGCCGGCATTGCCACCGGTACGGCGACGAACCCGATCTGGCTGGTGAAGACCCGCCTGCAGCTAGACAAATCTCTCGCAGAGCATGGCAAGGGCCGCCAATATCGAAATAGCTGGGACTGCATCAAGCAGACTGTGCGCCACGAGGGTGTGCGGGGCCTCTACAAGGGTCTCTCGGCCTCGTATCTCGGCGTCACCGAGTCCGCGCTTCAGTGGGTGATGTACGAACAGATGAAGATGTGGCTCGCCCGGCGTGATATcgccaaaaaagaagatcctgcCCACGAATACACCACCTCCGACGCCGTGGAGCTGTGGGGTGGCCGAATCGCTGCTGCGGGAGCGGCCAAGCTGGTCGCAGCTGCCGTGACTTACCCGCACGAAGTGGTGCGCACTCGCCTGCGCCAAGCACCCACGGTCTCAGTGGGCAATGGTAAAGTTGAGATGAAGTACACCGGCTTGGTGCAGTGCTTCAAGACCGTCTGGAAGGAGGAGGGTATGGTCGCTCTTTACGGGGGACTGACACCTCACTTGCTCCGAGTCGTTCCCTCGGCTGCTATCATGTTTGGAAT GTATGAATTCATTCTGCGCGTGTTCGGAACAACCTCGTGA
- a CDS encoding uncharacterized protein (ID:PFLUO_000212-T1.cds;~source:funannotate) → MAPVPRSYSKTYKVPRRPYESARLDSELKVVGEYGLRNKREIWRVQLTLSKIRRAARELLTLDEKDPKRLFEGNALIRRLVRIGVLDESRMKLDYVLALKSEDFLERRLQTCVYKLGLAKSIHHARVLIKQRHIRVGKQIVNVPSYVVRLDSQKHIDFALTSPFGGGRPGRVRRKKAKAAEGGDGEEEEEEEE, encoded by the exons atggctcCCGTTCC TCGCTCCTACTCCAAGACCTACAAGGTCCCCCGTCGCC cCTATGAGTCGGCTCGTCT TGACTCGGAACTGAAGGTTGTCGGCGAGTACGGCTTGCGCAACAAGCGTGAGATCTGGCGTGTCCAGCTTACTCTGTCCAAGATCCGTCGTGCTGCTCG TGAGCTGCTCACTCTCGACGAGAAGGACCCCAAGCGTCTCTTCGAAGGCAATGCCCTGATTCGCCGTCTGGTGCGCATCGGTGTGCTCGATGAGTCCCGCATGAAGCTCGATTACGTCCTGGCCCTGAAGTCCGAGGATTTCCTGGAGCGTCGTCTGCAGACCTGCGTGTACAAGCTTGGCCTGGCCAAGTCCATCCACCACGCCCGTGTCCTGATCAAGCAGCGCCACATCCG TGTCGGCAAGCAGATCGTCAACGTCCCCTCGTACGTTGTCCGCCTCGACTCCCAGAAGCACATCGACTTCGCCCTGACCTCGCCCTTCGGTGGTGGCCGCCCTGGCCGTGTCcgccgcaagaaggccaaggccgccgagggtggtgatggtgaggaggaggaggaagaggaggagtAA